Within the Rosa rugosa chromosome 2, drRosRugo1.1, whole genome shotgun sequence genome, the region TACCCATGAAAAGACCGGGATCCCATGTCTGATTAGGATCCACCAAATCCCCACGCCGCCGTCCCCCGCCATTACTGAAACAGAAAGCAGCAGCGACACGGGCAAAACCCGTCGGGGTTGAATCCCAACGCCAGGACGCTGCAATTAGAGTGTAGCAACCAGATGGTTGAAGAAGAGAGATTCGCGAAGCCAAAGGACCCGCCAGCAATGGCCCGCAGACGCCATCGGCGCAGGCCAAGGAAATCAGACGGCcaaaccctagggttagccgcCGCAAGGGTGAGAGAGCGAGAGCTCTCATAACTTATTCTAATCATGttcaacctaatttcatttagaattaaatactgtttactccatatacttatagggtttcatcgtttcagtccctgactttcgaatttcacctaaaaagtccctgaactctcaatttcctcccatttggtccctgccgtcaaaattttctgttaaagttgctgaaatgtctattttgccctcacttattattattattttttaattattttttctctctcttttatttcttttttttgcatttcacctcttgaaggtcagtGGATTGGAaccttgatgaggagatgaacagaaggaggcgagagagcgggaagaagaaaaggtcaaaagaaaaaaaaattaaaaaaaaaaagaaaaaagaggaagagatttgtctttttataagtaattgagggtataatagactttttaggggaagataacgaaGTTTTTGACGGATacttgacggcagggactaattgggaggaaattgggagttcagggactttttaggtgaaattcaaaggtcagagactgaaacgatgaaacgctataagtatagggagtaagcagtatttaaccctttcaTTTATCTATGGATGAAGATGTTCAAGTTAACCCAACGCCTGAATTAACCTACTGTTTTTCCTTACTTGTATGCTAGGTGAGAGATGCTCTACACCTAACCTATTTTCTAAAATGCAACCTAGGTTGACGCAACTCTAGAtttaacacaaagaaatcattACACAATAGAAAAACGAGACATCACAAGACATCTTGAGTACGACGCATCTCAATTAACCTAGGAACCTAATCACTTGCCTTATAGACAATTTACTACTCTAGAACTCTCAACGGAACCCTCGAAGCAAGGCACATGCAATGATCATTCTCAGCAATAGAATCCTAAACATGCAAtctaagttgcgcaccaaagaaaatatgcaAAGGAATCATCAATGTTAAGATAGAAATTAGGTTCTCATCCAATAGATAAACAAaactaattgaaagttataACAAGTTTACAATTATGATTTGGGGCTTCAACAACCCCTAACTAAAGAGTTAGTTTCTcatagaaagaaaaacaaaaacaagctaaagagaaaaataagaagttgcaggagagaggaaagagaggaagagaggagagaggagagaagagaaGCGAGAAGAGAAGAGCTTTTTCAGATTTGCACAGCTCATTTATATTGCTCCTTGAGTCCTCTTTCATTCCTTTTTTGTTTGAGATTCCTTGAATTGTACAGAAAGACAACTTCTTGATTCTCTATTTGAAGTAGGATTCTCCACACTTTTGTCCAATGAGAATTTGCCATATCATCATCAATAATTTCTGaatattttctcttttattgcCGCGTCATCTCCACGGATTAGGCTCTTCGATTCATCAAGGTCACTTGCTAGGGTCAGGACTTCAAGCTTTTCTTTATTTGCACATCTTTCCTCCATATTATCTcctttttgtatatttgctccgaaaaacctaataaacataaaagtaaataaataaagcgAAAATagaataaactaacaaagattaatggattaaatactgcttactccctatacttatagggtttcatcgtttcagtccctgtccttcgaatttcacctaaaaagtccctgaactcccaatttcctcctaaTTGGTCCCTACCGTCAAAGACTTcgttatcttgctgacgtggcggtggtttcccccctaaaaagtctattataccctcacttactattttttcttctgttttttccttttacctcttcttcttccaggttTTCTCTCCTCTGTTCATCTCCATCATCTTCTTGAAAAACaaacccagctctctctctatcttcttctcCCCGGCGGTCTTGGATGGCGAGACGAGGGGGAATTGGCATGGGCAGTGAGAGTGGTGGCGACATCATCCCATTCGTTTCAATCTAGATACATAATCTGCTTCAGCATTAAATTGAGGAAGAATTAAGAATCTCTAGCCATGAATAACAAGATTATCACAGCAAAAAAgtattagcaaaaaaaaaaaagatgttcaAACTCATGTTCCTATAATATTTATCAACACGTAGCCCATGAAATTTGACGCACAATATACAGTGCAACATTCACATAACTAACCATCAATTCAAACTCCACACTAGTGCTGCCCCAAACCGAAAATTCATCATGTAAAGGCCggaatccaattcaaccaacAAATATAGCAATGAGAGAAAGCAACAATACCTTTCATATTGGGGGCTGCTACTAGCTCCAAACCCAGTTAACAAATCATCGAAAGCTGTCGGCACACCCTTGCTAGAGCTTTTCGACGATGCCGGCTCAGCCTTGCCAAACCCACCGAGAAGGTCATCAAACCCACTACTATCACTTGCCCGAGGCGGCGGCGACGTCACTGTCGAGGAGAAAATATCGTTTCCAGCGGAGCTCTTCAGCCCCTCAACGCCGGGTCAAAATCGGGGACCTTGGAGGAGGAATCAGTGGGCCCACCACCACCGTACATGGAATCCCAGTTCAAAGCTTCGAAATTGATGGAGAACCTGGCCAAGTTGAAGAAGATCTTCTCAAAGTTTGGGCTTTTAGGGCTTCGAAGATCGGGTCGCGATCGTCGGAGAAGGACCCGTCAAAGGAATTAGAGGTGCGAGTTGATATGGAGGAGGGTCTAGTCGAGCAGGAAGAAGACGACCGAGTCGCCGGCCAGTTCGCGGCCGAGTTGGCAGGCAAGTTGGAGAAGAGGGAcgattgggtaagtggggtggTGGGAGTGGAGGGGATTCCACTCGGCGTCGAGGGCTATGATGGCGGAGCGAGTCAAGGAGGTGGTTAGGTGAGTGAACTCAGAAGAATTGGTGGAGGAGATGAAGTGGGTTTTCAGGGGGATTGGGTCTTGCGGATCCACGGAAGAAGAGGAGGTCAAAAGGaaaacgaaaaaagaaaaagaaaaagagagaaagataaaaaaaaaaattaaaagaaaaaaagtaattgagggtaaaatagacatttcagcTTAAAAtggatgccacgtcagcaatttaacagtCAATTTGGACGGTGCTTGACGatagggaccaattgggaggaaattgggaattcagggactttttaggtgaaattagaaggtcagggactgaaacgatgaaaccctataagtatagggagtaaacaataaTTAACAATATAAGGATTAACATTATAAACGTTgcataaaatgctcctatcaaacacACTCACATATGCAATATCATTGTGTCAAGAATACTAACTTGAAATAGACATGTTTGATCTTCTCCTCTGAGCAATCTTATGATGAACGAAATCTCAGTAATAAGGTAGAGAATTGAATGCTTGTGTGTGATTGCTAGAGCAGGGATCAAGGCCTATAAATAGGCATTGAGGATTAGGCGCCTCCCATAAAGGTTCCCTAATCCTATTACATTTAATTAGGCCAACCTTATTCTTGTTCCATATGAAAGTAGTGATACTCATTAGCCAAGCAACCCTTTATTCAATATTGGTATCATTAGGAAATGAAAAGGATTTTAATGAACATTAGGAATGTCATACTTGCTTATTCTGTAAGAAGACAACTTAATTAGTTGTCATGACTCTTAATAAACATTGATAAGTCCATATTAAGTCTTACATGGTGATGCTCGATGGTCGGTCTTGTAGGTTGATGGCTCTTTAATGAGGATATGCTTCGTTTGGTTTGTGGAAGAACCATTTTCTCAATACTGCACTAACGTACCAAATATGAGAAATATAGCAGTTACTTTTTCTTGAACTCACGGAtatctatattattattttttttgtaaagcGGTTTGGAATCcagtcaagctgggaggctcagccccacgcccatgttattatttattatagAATGTCACATCAGAGgggggggggacgtaatacctgaACCCCGAGCGCTCATAGAAGCTTTACAAAAATCCTCATAGAGGACATCCTGTAAGTAATCAGGAGCCTCTCCTAAAGAAAGGTCAAAAACATGACTTAGACTATCAAAGTGGGCTAATCTATCTGCCACACTATTTGCTTCTCTAAAAATATGTCGAATTACAATCGTATCAAAAGTATTAATATAATctttgcaatcatcaataattcGACTAACCACTGAGTTATCCTCCCCTTGATAGTTCAACGCATTGATCAGAATAGACGAGTCACTTTCAACTTCGATTTCTCTCCATCCTTGGTGTATTGCAAGTAATAAGGCCACTCTGCAGGCCTCAGCCTCGCATTGGAGTGCAGAACAAATAGAGGACAACGACCTAGACCACATAGCATGAATTGTGTCGGCAAAATCCCTCACAACAACACCAAAACCACCACGGCCCCCATCTCGTTGAAAAGACCCATCAATATTTAACTTGAGCCGGCCCTGAGGGGGAAAGACCCACtgatttttttaagagaatagactttgttagccaaaactgattTTTTATTAAGAGAATAGACTTTGTTAgacaaaattgtttttttttaccttttcaaCCCTCAAGAATTAAAATATCATTGATAACGTTTTATTCATCAAAGACAAAAGTATCAACacataacaaataaaagaaaaaaaattaattaaatatatttttttttttcgaaaactAACCACTCATATAAGCATAACTACCCACTATTCTCACACCCATCGGGGGGGGTAGGCAATTTCTagtatataagaggtcaggagttcgagccccatcaaaaGTGGGAATGAGGTGgggttttaaaaaaataaataaaaataaaggctTAAGAGTGAGACTGAGACCATGGCAGTGTGGCCTCAACACAATGACTGACATCGGTGTTCGGTGAGCTCAAAATAGGCGTCGGCACCCGAAATATTAGGTCCAACCATAATAGCTAACAAATGATGGATTTGGGCATGAGAAGAGAAGCAATTAAGCCCAAGAAGTACTCTAGAGTCTAAACTTGCATCAAGCTGACCGTTCATTCCGGAGAGAATCACTACACTTCGAAGCCCATCCCAACTTAAACAGCCCAGCCCAGCCCAACATCTCCAGTAAGTATTATAAATAATAGTTCTCAATTTGATTTTCCGTTAATTACCCGCCAACCCCAATAACCGCCACCCTCTTACCCTCACCTGCACAATCCAATCACCTTCCGTGCAACCGCCACGTGCACAAACCACAGCCAGTCCACATAAATATCCCTCCCATTAATATCTTACCCACCATTGAAACTGCGAAGCTGCTCCGAGCAGCACTCAACTGTCACTAAAAACCATGACCGCCAGAGCTCTTTGCTACTCCTTCTCTCCCAAACCAAACGTCCCGCCCGATATCTCAATCCCCAAGAGAAGTCTCGGCTCCGGTTTGAGACCCGTAAGCCCTGTTCGGTTCCGGGTACGGGTCCAGAACCGGGGGCAGTACTGCTGCGTCGTGCGAGTTTCGGGTGGCGGTGAGAGGAGAGGCGGGAAAGTGTTTGCGGATGTTAAATCGGAGCCGTATGAGTTATCGGAGACGGTGAAGGAGGAGTTGGAGTCTGTGGCTGATGAGGTTTCGTGGTTGGAGCAGTTTCCGAAACGATGGATTATTGTCATTTTGTGCTTCTCGGCTTTTCTTCTTTGCAATATGGACAGAGTAAGCTTCATCAATTCAAGCTTTGCTTCTGCAAGAACATATGGAGCATATCGAACATTGTCATCATAGCATTTATGATATTATTGTTTTTTATGATtcaattgattaattaaataaaaaaacatgtcCAACTGATTAGGTTAAGAAATGTCAACGTATCATATTTGACTATTTCATGATGGACAGaccaaaagagagagagagagaaaaaaaaaaaaacagtattcCTTAGAAGTAACAGATTAGAAATAGGTTTGCAATTACAATAAGCTTTGTTTAGGTACTTTGAATAGATAAATTGTTGAGAATCTATAATCTTATGTTGGGAGTTCTAAACATAGTGTAACAATATATCAGATTTGGCGCTCGGTATCTGTTGCCAATTGATTATGGATACGTTTGACATTGGTTACGTTTTGGCAGGTAAATATGAGCATTGCTATACTTCCCATGTCAGCAGAGTACAACTGGAACTCAGCAACTGTGGGTTTGATACAGTCTTCTTTTTTCTGGGGCTACCTCCTCACTCAGGTTACATGCACTTAAATCTGCTAATTTCTTTATGTATTTTCACTTGTTTAGGCTCTGAAATTATACTATGTGAGTAAAATATAAAGCTGACAGTGTGAAACGACATTCCTTGTGGTCATTCTGAAAGTGAAAATTTCATAACCGATGATTATAAGATAAGCTTTTGATTGTGTTAATCAACTTAGATTGTAATTGCTGCAGATTGCTGGTGGCATTTTGGCAGACACAGTAGGTGGGAAGCAGGTTTTGGCCTTTGGAGTTATTTGGTGGTCTATTGCTACTGCTCTGACTCCTATTGCTGCGAAACTTGGATTACCTTTCCTACTTGTGGTTCGCGCTTTCATGGGGATTGGTGAGGTTAGAATTCTATTTTTTCGATTAACAAGTAGGTAATAAATTACTGTTGAAATAGGTCTGCATAGTTAGACAGTCCAGCAACATAACATGTAAGAGTGTAAGACAAAAAATTATGCGTGACAATGTAGGCTTACTTTGTTATGCTTCTCTTTTTCAGGGCGTGGCTATGCCTGCAATGAATAATATTCTGTCAAAATGGATTCCAGTATCAGAAAGAAGTAGAGCGTTGGCTCTGGTTTACAGTGGGATGTACATTGGATCAGTCACTGGCTTTGCATTTTCACCATTTTTAATACATCAATTTGGATGGCCATCAGTCTTTTACTCCTTTGGTTCTCTGGGGACAGTCTGGTTTGCTGTTTGGCTAAGTAAGGTGATATTCCGACAGTTAGTAATCAGTTTTCTTATTTACTTATGATTTATGAGCACATATAATACATATGCATAAAACTATCCTTTAATTTGTTTGGAGATGTTTCTGCAGGCATACAGTTCACCTGCTGAGGATCCTGAGCTGAGACCTGAAGAGAAGAAGCTAATTCTTGCCGGTAATGCTTCCAAGGAACCTGTAAAAGTGATTCCTTGGGGACAAATTTTGTCCAAAGCACCTGTTTGGGCCCTTATAGTTTCTCACTTTTGTCACAACTGGGGAACATTTATTCTTCTTACATGGATGCCAACATACTATAACCAAGTAAGTCTTCATTTCCTTGGATTACAGGATTATTGTATCTTGTTGAAAATAAGTTGATGGTAATAAGTGCAATGGGTTTATACTTAACACTGCGTTTGTGGCAGTGTATCAAACCTGAAATTGCTTGTGTTTTGCTGATTTTATAATCCCACCATTAGGTGCTGAAGTTCAATCTTACAGAATCGGGGCTTTTCTGCGTCTTGCCCTGGCTTACAATGGCATTCTCTGCAAACCTTGGGGGGTGGATAGCAGACACACTTGTGAGTAGGGGTGTATCGGTGACAAGGGTTCGTAAGGTACTACTCACATCTAATGTTATAGACACGCAACTTTTCTTTCTAGATGAGAGCAAGAGAACAATTTTCACTGATAGGAATCATATTTTCTGCGGGCAAAAAGTACATTAATTTATTAGAAGTTATCTAACTGGCTAAATTCTGCCTTTAACTTAACTGGTAACTGCTAATCTTGTTGCCACTTTGTAGAAAAACAATGAGATGTTTTCTGTTCAACTAGTTGGTTTGCTAACCTAGTTATTTGGTTTGCCTTGTAGATTATGCAGACAATTGGGTTTCTTGGCCCTGCTTTCTTCCTTACTCAGTTGAGCCATGTCAATTCTCCTGCAATGGCTGTTCTATGTATGGCATGCAGTCAGGTCTGATTTCAACTCTTGGTGCAATTTCTTATTACTGCTGTTCATTCTGTAATTTTGGTATATAATTTACCTAACTggtttctctttatttttcttaaatAGGGAACTGATGCCTTCTCACAATCTGGTCTATATTCAAACCATCAAGATATTGCTCCACGATATTCTGTGAGTATCAATTTAAGCTTTTGCTCTGTATTGCATGTGCTGATTTCTTCTGTGTGTAAGAACCATAGGATGAATCATCTTACTGAGTAGAAAAATAGGAGGAAAAGAAAGATTCTGATTATCTTCTTCTAACTACTCCTCAGGGAATATTGCTTGGTATGTCCAATACTGCTGGAGTACTAGCAGGTGTCTTAGGAACGGCATCAACTGGTTACATTTTGCAACATGGTTAGTTCCCATCTACTGCAATTTTTAGTTGGTAGAACTGAAGAGTACTCCATCCAATTTTAATTTGTTCTCCTGTTGCATTGAAAATTTAATAAACCTGGTACAGAACTGTGACACTCTTCTCAAGCATTACCCACATGGGACACTCGCATTTCTCTACACACATAAACACAAAAGCATCACCAGTATTATTATTTGGCAGGCTCCACAGTTCCTACCTTCTGGCTAAAGTTCATATCAACTTGGCTTTAATTTCTTTTGCCAAGAGGACATCATATCAAGTTGTAATCTTTAGGCAACAAGCTGATTTTAATACATTGCTCTTACACATTGACAAATTTGCAGGTTCTTGGGATGATGTATTCAAGGTTTCAGTAGGCCTTTATCTGGTTGGAACTGTTGTCTGGAATGTTTTCTCAACCGGCGAGAAGATCATCGATTAGTTCATGGATAACTTGATCCTAAACAAACACCTGGCACTTCAATCCTAAACTTATGTAGAAGAGTTACTCTGGaggagagaagcagaaaaatgCCAAGAAATTCAATTGGGAAGGAAATCGTTATCTGTTTATTGATATTCTtggtctttaaaaaaaaattgttagaaGATTTTGACAAGAAGCATGGAGCCCGAAATTGGAAAGGTGAAGTTCTAGCTAGAGGCttgctgctgcttttgaagtaTTCATAAGTTGGTTGCATTTCAACCATATAAATCAAGGATGAATACATAGCAAAATGACCCCAACACAGCCTGTAAATGTTATATTGAATACTCGCTAACACTTCAAATTTGTGATACTAGCTATATGTCCAAGTAATTCTCATTAATACTACTTTTTGACTGCTAATGCCTAATTGGCTAAGCCTCCGTTACTTAGAGCATCATCCATAAGCTCTGCTAATCCTACAGCATCAAACATCTAGACGTCTAaagttttattttaattttattcacATCAACGTACTAGATAGTAGTCGAACTCAAAATTTCTCACttataaatagaaaaagaaattttttaagaacagtacatgaacttaaggTCACTGAGAATTAAGATGGCCAATgtttcaaaactatcacataAGTACATGGACTTTTAAACCCAACTCAGTTTTCATACATTCTGTTATCTCCTCCGTTAAGGAGTATGCCACCGGCATATTAGTGAGGGCAAATCCGTCTCTTCAagtttaattgaaaaaaaaaaaaaaaacctgacaTGTAACATCAGCAATTACCATGGACACCCAAggcttttctctacacccagttctctctctcctcaccatCTTCTTCGAGTACATCTCAGTACGAAAATCTGAGGCAAGTTGTGGCGGTGGCTTTGGGTTTGGTGGTGGTGGCTTCGGGCAAAATCAAGAATTGGGGTCAATCCCAATCAACTAATTCTACCGAATTGAGTTTCTGGGTTCCTCCATGTTCTTGATGTTAGTTCATGCtcattttgtcattttttcaccTACCCACAACTTCTTCTCGAAGATGCTGAAAAACCCAAATCTCAATATGGTTGTGTTTGTTTGGCGCCCTCCAATCTAAACACACAATTATAATCAGCTTATAAGCAATTGAGTATAAGCTTGCAGAAAGGAGAGGAGGAGAACTTGtgcgaagaagaagaggaagagagggagaggaaggTGAGATTGAAGTTGAATTGAGAAAGGCAAGTTGTGGCGGAACGTGAGATTTTGCAATGGGATCGATGCGAAGGAGGAGCACAACAAGGAAAGAGTTGCAGAGGACGCCATTGTTTCTTTCACTTCACTCTCTCACTCACCCTCTCTAATTACAAGGCAATTTGGATCTCTCTCATGCTGATCAGAAAGGTCTAGGAATCGGTAAACCTGTAAATGAaccggattttgatccagaTCCGTGGTTATtagacgggtttggatcgaaaattttgatccgttgatccgttaatgatccgaatccgttaacccgtttatttaactgatcaaatacggatttaggtagatccgatccgttaatgatacGGCCCGTTttcgtaataataaaatattattttttattaatatattattattttaaaaaatataaaatgtaAAGTattaagaatttctaatacaaattttttgcagAAAATCTAAGGGATAGTccatcacccaagattccaagaagcattaagaattttgataatgtaactctacttttggtgatactcttcatgttgttttaat harbors:
- the LOC133733132 gene encoding sodium-dependent phosphate transport protein 1, chloroplastic; this translates as MTARALCYSFSPKPNVPPDISIPKRSLGSGLRPVSPVRFRVRVQNRGQYCCVVRVSGGGERRGGKVFADVKSEPYELSETVKEELESVADEVSWLEQFPKRWIIVILCFSAFLLCNMDRVNMSIAILPMSAEYNWNSATVGLIQSSFFWGYLLTQIAGGILADTVGGKQVLAFGVIWWSIATALTPIAAKLGLPFLLVVRAFMGIGEGVAMPAMNNILSKWIPVSERSRALALVYSGMYIGSVTGFAFSPFLIHQFGWPSVFYSFGSLGTVWFAVWLSKAYSSPAEDPELRPEEKKLILAGNASKEPVKVIPWGQILSKAPVWALIVSHFCHNWGTFILLTWMPTYYNQVLKFNLTESGLFCVLPWLTMAFSANLGGWIADTLVSRGVSVTRVRKIMQTIGFLGPAFFLTQLSHVNSPAMAVLCMACSQGTDAFSQSGLYSNHQDIAPRYSGILLGMSNTAGVLAGVLGTASTGYILQHGSWDDVFKVSVGLYLVGTVVWNVFSTGEKIID